A stretch of Palaemon carinicauda isolate YSFRI2023 chromosome 34, ASM3689809v2, whole genome shotgun sequence DNA encodes these proteins:
- the LOC137627056 gene encoding clumping factor A-like → MSTHNDRKRLFDELEAVEAGEIDLNVVYRKDITHNTAISTPKRKKANNEEASSDEFSDVDVEGSDESETLSQVEASSESECEEVRETLRSISMQLEQQSCEKNANSDKIESDGETRDNPKQSESFSDDSRDSDVEEIIVKKEIVEISSDTDSEKSSVSSPTKSTREEESDDDVEEVIVRTETVLVSSDTSSDENSESPRAKQKRGDDLNTSLRNSDLDPDEEVQLDDLIDTSSDENSESPRAKQKRGDDLNTSLRNSDLAPDDEEEEVQSDDLSDIIINGLDFDGANFHITFSKRLDSKAIDLINEVRGGHT, encoded by the exons ATGAGTACCCACAACGACAGGAAACGTTTATTTGATGAATTGGAGGCTGTCGAAGCTGGAGAAATTGATTTAAACGTTGTTTATAGAAAGGATATTACTCACAACACGGCAATATCTACCCCTAAACGTAAGAAA GCAAACAACGAAGAAGCTAGCAGTGATGAATTTAGTGATGTTGACGTCGAAGGGAGTGATGAGAGTGAGACACTCAGCCAAGTGGAAGCGTCGAGTGAATCAGAATGCGAGGAGGTGAGAGAGACACTCAGGTCTATTTCAATGCAACTTGAGCAACAGTCATGTGAAAAGAATGCTAATTCGGACAAGATAGAGAGTGACGGTGAGACTCGGGATAACCCTAAACAAAGCGAAAGTTTCTCGGATGATTCGAGGGACTCTGACGTTGAAGAAATCATAGTTAAAAAAGAAATAGTGGAAATATCCAGTGACACGGATAGCGAGAAAAGCAGTGTGTCGTCGCCTACTAAAAGCACAAGAGAGGAAGAAAGCGATGATGACGTCGAAGAAGTCATAGTTAGAACAGAAACAGTGTTAGTATCCAGTGATACAAGTAGCGACGAAAACAGCGAGTCGCCTAGGGCTAAGCAAAAGCGAGGAGACGACCTGAATACGTCGTTAAGGAACAGTGATTTAGACCCTGATGAAGAAGTTCAATTAGATGATTTGATTGATACAAGTAGTGACGAAAACAGTGAGTCGCCTAGGGCTAAGCAAAAGCGAGGAGACGACCTGAATACGTCATTAAGGAACAGCGATTTAGCccctgatgatgaagaagaagaagttcaaTCAGATGATTTGAGTGACATCATCATCAACGGATTAGACTTTGATGGAGCCAATTTTCATATCACATTTAGCAAAAGGTTAGATAGTAAAGCCATTGACTTGATTAATGAGGTAAGAGGAGGACACACCTGA
- the LOC137627055 gene encoding fap1 adhesin-like: MNRLAKKEQTHPMNLLVRKEERHPMNRLVRKEGRTPHESISKERREVLDYLISKERRETLDESISEERTDTPDESISEERTDTPDESISKERRETPDELISEERRETPDELISEERKETPDESISEERRETPKELISEERRDTPDDSISKERRETLDESISEERTDTPDESISKERRETPDELISEERRETPDESISKERRETPVELISEGRRETPDDSISNERRETPVESISEERRETPDDSISEVSRETPDELISKERRDTPDELISEERRKIPDELIRKERRKTPDDLISKESREKHYDLISEERRETPDDSKSEERRETPDDSISDERRETPYDLISKERRETPDDSISDEREKSDNLINEERRETSDCFISEERRETPDESISEERRESPNESISEKQRETPDCFISKERSETPDYFISEERSETPDCFISEKRRETLDEVISKERKETPDDSISKERRETPDDSISDEREKSDNLINEERRETSDCFIREERRETPDESISEESRESPDELISEKQRETSDCFISEERSETPDCFLNKERSETPDYFISEERGETPDCFINEKRGETLDEAISKERRETPDESISEESRESPDELISEKQRETSDCFISEERSETPDCFLNEERSETRRLLY; encoded by the coding sequence ATGAATCGATTAGCGAAGAAAGAACAGACACACCCGATGAATCTATTAGTAAGGAAAGAAGAGAGACACCCGATGAATCGATTAGTGAGGAAAGAAGGGAGGACACCCCATGAATCGATTAGCAAGGAAAGAAGAGAGGTGCTTGATTACTTGATTAGCAAGGAAAGAAGAGAGACACTCGATGAATCGATTAGCGAAGAAAGAACAGACACACCCGATGAATCGATTAGCGAAGAAAGAACAGACACACCCGATGAATCTATTAGTAAGGAAAGAAGAGAGACCCCTGATGAATTGATTAGCGAGGAAAGAAGAGAGACACCTGATGAATTGATTAGCGAGGAAAGAAAAGAGACACCTGATGAATCGATTAGTGAGGAAAGAAGAGAGACGCCCAAAGAATTGATTAGCGAGGAAAGAAGAGACACACCCGATGACTCAATCAGTAAGGAAAGAAGAGAGACACTCGATGAATCGATTAGCGAAGAAAGAACAGACACACCTGATGAATCTATTAGTAAGGAAAGAAGAGAGACACCCGATGAATTGATTAGCGAGGAAAGAAGAGAGACACCCGATGAATCTATTAGTAAGGAAAGAAGAGAGACACCTGTTGAATTGATTAGCGAGGGAAGAAGAGAGACACCTGATGACTCAATCAGTAATGAAAGAAGAGAGACACCTGTTGAATCGATTAGTGAGGAAAGAAGAGAGACACCCGATGACTCTATAAGCGAGGTGAGTAGAGAGACACCTGATGAATTAATTAGTAAAGAAAGAAGAGACACACCCGATGAATTGATTAGCGAGGAAAGAAGAAAGATACCTGATGAATTGATTAGGAAGGAAAGAAGAAAGACACCTGATGACTTGATTAGCAAAGAAAGCCGAGAGAAACACTATGACTTGATTAGCGAGGAAAGAAGAGAGACACCCGATGACTCTAAAAGCGAGGAAAGAAGAGAGACACCTGATGACTCGATTAGTGATGAAAGAAGAGAGACACCCTATGACTTGATTAGCAAGGAAAGAAGAGAGACACCCGATGACTCGATTAGCGATGAAAGAGAGAAATCCGATAACTTGATTAACGAGGAAAGGAGAGAGACATCTGATTGCTTTATTAGTGAGGAAAGAAGAGAGACACCCGATGAATCGATTAGCGAGGAAAGAAGAGAGTCACCCAATGAATCGATTAGCGAGAAACAAAGAGAGACACCCGACTGCTTTATTAGCAAGGAAAGAAGTGAGACACCTGATTACTTTATTAGCGAGGAAAGAAGTGAGACACCCGATTGCTTTATTAGCGAAAAAAGAAGGGAGACACTCGATGAAGTGATTAGCAAGGAAAGAAAAGAGACACCCGATGACTCGATTAGCAAGGAAAGAAGAGAGACACCTGATGACTCAATTAGCGATGAAAGAGAGAAATCCGATAACTTGATTAACGAGGAAAGGAGAGAGACATCTGATTGCTTTATTAGGGAGGAAAGAAGAGAGACACCCGATGAATCGATTAGCGAGGAAAGTAGAGAGTCACCAGATGAATTGATTAGCGAGAAACAAAGAGAGACATCCGATTGCTTTATTAGTGAGGAAAGAAGTGAGACACCCGATTGCTTTCTTAACAAGGAAAGAAGTGAGACGCCCGATTACTTTATTAGCGAGGAAAGAGGGGAGACACCCGATTGCTTTATCAACGAGAAAAGAGGGGAGACACTCGATGAAGCGATTAGCAAGGAAAGAAGAGAGACACCCGATGAATCGATTAGCGAGGAAAGTAGAGAGTCACCAGATGAATTGATTAGCGAGAAACAAAGAGAGACATCCGATTGCTTTATTAGTGAGGAAAGAAGTGAGACACCCGATTGCTTTCTTAACGAGGAAAGAAGTGAGACGCGCCGATTACTTTATTAG